The nucleotide sequence ATCCAGCACCGGAAGAAGGCCCAGGACAAGAAGCGCGCCAAGGTATTCACGCGGCTGATTCGCGAGATCACGGTCGCGGCCCGCATGGGCGGTTCGGATCCCAACGATAATCCGCGGCTGCGCCTGGCCTGGGACAAGGCGTTGGCCGCGAACATGCCCAAGGACAACATCGAGCGCGCGGCCAAGCGCGGCGCGGGCGAGTCCGGCGGCGACAACTACGAGGAAGTGCGTTACGAGGGGTACGGCCCGCAGGGCGCGGCGATCATGGTCGACTGCATGACCGACAACCGCAATCGCACCGTCTCCGAAATCCGCTATGCGTTCAGCCGCAACGGCGGCAATATGGGCGCCGACGGGTCCGTGGCGTATCTGTTCGATCGCAAGGGCGTGCTGACTTTTTCGCCCGAGGTAAGCGACGAGGACGTGCTCGACCCAGCGCTGGAGGCCGGCGCCGAGGATCTGGTGGAGTACGAGGACGGTTCGTTCGAGGTGCTCACCGCGCCGGACGACTACGCTGAGGTGCGTCAGGCGGTCGAGTCGGCCGGGTTCGCGCCTGCCGATGCCGACGTCACCATGCGCCCGGCAACCACGGTGGAACT is from Salinisphaera sp. LB1 and encodes:
- a CDS encoding YebC/PmpR family DNA-binding transcriptional regulator, whose product is MAGHSKWANIQHRKKAQDKKRAKVFTRLIREITVAARMGGSDPNDNPRLRLAWDKALAANMPKDNIERAAKRGAGESGGDNYEEVRYEGYGPQGAAIMVDCMTDNRNRTVSEIRYAFSRNGGNMGADGSVAYLFDRKGVLTFSPEVSDEDVLDPALEAGAEDLVEYEDGSFEVLTAPDDYAEVRQAVESAGFAPADADVTMRPATTVELTGDAARTCLKLIDALEDIDDVQNVYTNVEFDEESLSDEAA